A window of Syntrophorhabdaceae bacterium genomic DNA:
ATGGTTTTCGCCCAGGGGGGTCAGGTCCGCATCGGCAACCATTATTATCACCAGATTCAGTTGAAGGACCTCATCCGTACTCTGACCCTGGCCGCCCGGTCCCGCTCCTTCCTGAGCTCACATCCAGCGGAATCCCTTCAGCCGCAGAGGCCCTTCGAGCCTCAACCATCGTGCGCCCTGACGGCTCCGCGCCTCTACGAGTGCCTCGATCATTTTCTCGATGATCAGATGGTCCTTCTGTCGGAACCGGGCGACGCCTTCTGCGCCGCGCCGGAATTTCACATCGAAGAGGCCGAGAACTTTATCGTCCAGAACTATTATTCCTCCATTGGCTACTGCACGCCGGCGGCCCTGGGTGTTGCCCTGGCGCGTCCCGAAAAACGCCCCGTCGTCCTCACCGGCGACGGAGCCTTCCAGATGACGGCGCAGGAGGTCTCCACTCTGATCCGGAAAGGCTGCCCCGCTGTAATAGTCCTCATCAACAACGATGGCTATCTCGTCGAGCGGCTCCTCCATGAGGACGGGCCGTACAATGACCTCCAGATGTGGCAGTATTCCAAACTGCCCGGGGTGTTCAGCGACGGGTCGGGCACCGTCGGCATCAAGGTCGCCACGGAGGAGGAGCTTGCCGGGGCGATGAGCACCGCCGCTCGGGAAAAGGACAAGCTAGTGCTCATCGAGGCCTGTCTGCCGAAGGGCGATTGCTCCGATGGTTTGCGCCGTCTCGGCGAATCCTTCCGGAGGGCGCAGGAGAAGAAATAGAGGAGGGGACGCATGCAAGTGCCGGTCAGATCCTTCCTGATTATTGGCCTTTTCGTATGTACATTGCTCTTCTCCGTGGGTGCAGGGGCGGCTGGGCTTACCGACCTCGAGATGGTCGGAAGTTTCTCGGAGCTCGAAAAAGCGGCGGAGCAGGAGCTTGCCCGAACCGGGACGCCCAACACCACCATCCTCGGCCATCTGTGCTATGCCTATTCCCGCCTCAAGAGGTACAGCAAGCTTTTTGATTGCCTCGACGGGCTCGAAAAGCGGATCCAGTCGGGCGATACCGTTCTCGAGACCGACAAGGTCTTTATCTCCAATTCCGATGCGACGCCCATGCCCCATATGTTTCGCGCCGAGGCGCTTATCGAGCTCGGCGATTATAAGGGAGCGATCAGGGAAGGAAAGAACGCCCTTGGCAAGGTGCAGGACAGGATGACGACGGGTATGTGGCCGCCCAAGGTGTACCGCCTGTCGGTCATGGGAACGATGGGTCTCGCCTATGCCCTCGGCGGAGACCGCGCCAATGCGGCGGACCAGATAAGGCAGCTCGAAGAGATGTCCCTTGGTTTTATGGGGAGCTCTTTCACCCGTCCCTTCCGCAGGAATGCCATCGCAAGGATCCACATGGCGCTTGGTCAGTACGCGAAGGCGTTGGAGTATGTGAAGGATGAAGAGAGCGTCTGGGACCGCTCGGTGTGGTTTGTGAACAATATGGCCTGGGGCTATTCGGGGGACGATGGTCCCCAGATCTACCTGATCCTGCCCAAACTTTTCATTCGCGGCAAATGCCTTTCGGAAACGGGAGACCTCGCCGAGGCGAAGAGGACGATGGACGTCATGTTGCGCAATGTGCGGATTGCCGACAACGGCGAGATCTACTGGCTTACCCTCTTTGAGAGGGGACGCATCGCCGAGAAGGAAGGGGATCTCAAGACTGCAATAGACCTCTATCGCAAGGCGGTGGATGTCATAGAGAGGCAGCGCTCGTCGATCAACACCGAGTCGAACAAGATCGGGTTCGTGGGCGATAAGCAGGAAGTGTACGGACGCCTTGTGGCCTGCCTGCACTCCGATGGGCAGCACGCGCCGGCCCTTGAGTATGTTGAGCGTTCCAAGTCCCGGGCTCTCGTCGACCTGCTGGCCGAGAAACAGGACTTTTCGGTATCTTCCGGCGACCGGAAAAAGGTCCTCGACCTGCTCGCGTTGCACAAGAAAGAGGAAGAGGAGGCTCTTGTGCAGGACCCGTCCCCGGCATCGTCGGGGTTGCGCAGCCTCAGCATCAAGACGAGGGAGCAGCTGCGCGCGCAGTCCCCTGAGCTTGCCTCGCTGATAAGCGTCTCCACCGTTCCTGTCGCGGAGATTCGCTCCCTTATAGGCCCCGATGAAGCGCTCATCGAATACTATTACACGGGCGACGACCTCTACATCTTCACAATCTCGGAAGGCCAATTGAGGTCGACGAAAACGAAGAAAGGCACTCTGGTTGACGATATCCGCCTTTTGCGGACGCTCGTCGAGAACCCCCGTTCCGGTGCGTTTGTCAGCCTCTCGCGGCGCATCTATCGCCAGACCATCGGTCTCGTCGAGGGTGTCCTCAAGGCACCGAACCTGGTGATCGTCCCTCACGGTGCCCTGCACTATCTTCCCTTCAACGCGTTATATGACGGTGATCGTTACCTCGTCGAGCGATACACCGTCCGTATGATGCCCAGCGCGAGCGTTCTCGCGTACCTGCATGCAAGAAGGTCGGCGGGGCGGCCTGGCATCATCGCCTTCGGGAACCCCGACCTTGGCGATTCACGGTACGATCTCACTTATTCCCAGGGTGAGGCCATAGCCATCGCGGGAACATCGCCGGGGTCCAGGGTGTTCCTTCGCAAGGAAGCGACGGAGACGGCCTTCAGGGCGTACGGTATGGGGTTCAATTACATCCACTTCGCGACCCACGGCCATTTCGACTCCGATGCGCCGCTGAGTTCGGCCCTTCTGCTTGCCCGCGACGGCGACAGCGACGGCAGGCTGACGGTGGACAAACTCTATTCCATGAAGATCGATGCCGACCTCGTCACATTGAGCGCCTGCGAAACGGGTCTCGGGAAGGTAGCGAGCGGCGACGATATCGTTGGTTTGACGCGTGGTTTTCTCTATGCGGGATCGGCCTCCGTTGTGGCGAGCCTGTGGAAGGTCGACGACATGGCCACATCGTACCTGATGACGGAATTCTACAATACCCTGAAGAAGACCGGCAAGGCCGAAGCACTCAGACAGGCGCAACTGAGAACGAAAAGCAAATTCTCTCACCCCTTCTTCTGGGCCGCCTTTCAACTCACTGGCTCGGCCAAATAGCCGCATGAATCGCTCGAATAGTTTGAACCGCTCCAAAACCGCTGGATCCCGTGCCAAGCCCTGGATGATGACATGTTTCCAGCGTTCAGGCGGTTCAAAGGCCTGCGGCGTTTCTTCGGCCTCCTCATTTGCCTTGAAAAAGGGCAGGGTCTGTGCAATTGTATGGATATCGGCCCTCGAATGACATATACCGGCTTTTTTTCTAAATACTTCTCACCTCTCATATCCATGGTCACGGTTGTTCTGCTGGCGGTCTTTTTACCCGCCGGTGGTCTTCTCGCAAAGGACAAGCCGTCATCATTCGGGGAGATGATCGAGAAGGAGAAATTGGCCATTGAATCGACGCGCAAGGACATCCGCGCCTACATCGCGGGACAGCCTGAGCGCATGGGCAAGATAAGCGATAGGACGCATCGGCTCAGCCAGGAAATGCTCCGGCTCTTCATAATGCACAACATGGAAGATGACAATCCCATCGAGATGCGGGATATGCTGAGGCAGCTGACGATAGTGCGCCACCAGGCCGAGGCCCTTATAGCGCCCGTGAAACTGGAGACCAAGTTCATCGGGGACCTGAAAAGGATAATTAGCACGCATTTGAACGAGTATGAACGTTTGGCCGCGGACAATTCCATCCCCGGAGTGAACGAATCCGCCCGGCAGCATATCACGGAATTGAAAGAGACCATAGCTCTTGTCGAATCGGCCGAAGGCATTGTCGAGATCATCCCCAATGCCGTCGAGCAGCTCATTGCCCGGCTGGAACCAAGAATGGCCCTCATCGAGGACGACCTCAAACTGGCGTGGAAAACATATTTCCTCGCACCCCCTTACAGCCGGAGTCTTTTGACGGCAGATGCGTGGAAAACGGTGAAGATCATTCTCAAGAACTGGACAGATTTTTCGGCGTATTGGCTGATCCCGTACAGCGAGAACAAAAATGCCATAACGGCCTCCCTGACGAAAGGGGCGATATTCGTTATTGCCATGCTCGGTGCTTTCCTGGCCATCCTGGTACACTTTCGAAGAAAATATCCCTCAGTGCCCGTGGTGCGTTACTTTCTTCCCTTTTGCTGCTATGCGGCGCTGGGTCTTCCCCTCATGGTGATAGGCGCTACGACCGGCATCGGCCCGTTGAGCACGGTGAGTTTTCTCTCGGAGATCATACTGGCGGCTGGATTGGTCAGCCTGGGCTGGAATCTCAGGCGCCTGTCGGCCGGCGATCCGGCAACCTATAAACATAATCCCCTCTGGCAGTTCTGGGTAATATTTGCCGCGGGGGTGCTGGTTCAGCTCTTTCATTTCTCTGCACTGGAGTATTCCCCTCTGCTCGTTTTCCTTTTCATCGTCTCCGGGATCTATTCGCATATCCTTCAGAGGAAAGACCAGCACGCTCTGGACAGGAGAGTGCTCACCATAACTATCTGGCTGTCGTATGTTCTTGCCGCCGCCACCCTTTTCGGATGGGGCAGCCTCTCGATGCTCGCCGCGACCATATGGTTCGCGATTATGCTGAACATCGAGTTGGGGGCCGGGTTGACGGGGTGCCTCAGAAAGATCCGGTCGGCCACCGAGCAAGGCGCAACTGTCGCCGGGAGGCTTGCCGAAGGCGTTGTGTTCCCCGTGGTCTTTCTCGGGCTTTTTGCGGTCACCATACTCTGGATAACCCTCTATGTCGGCGGCATGCCCCTTGTCGCCGAGATCATACAGTGGCATGTGATCATCGGGTATCTCTCGTTGAACCTGTCCATGATCGTTGTTATTCTCGCCATTCTTTTCGTCACGCGATCCTTCGTTGTTCTCGTCAACGCGGCCATCACATTTGTCGCAACGCGTTTTGGGACCGGGGTAAGAGAAGGGGTTGTCAAATCCCTTCACGCCATATCGACATACGTGATATGGTCCCTGTATGTTCTTCTGTCATTGAAGCTGATAGGGGTGAGCGTCGCCCACCTGGCCATCATTGCCGGGGGATTGTCCATTGGGGCCGGTTTCGGCCTTCAGGACATGATCAAGAACTTTTTCAGCGGCCTCATACTCCTTTTCGGCAGATCGATCCACCCCGGCGATGAGATCCAACTCGGGGACGTTCGTGGAACGGTGATGAGGATAAATATCCGGAACACCATCGTGCAGACCAACGACGACTCCACCATCTTCATACCCAACTCTGACCTCATATACAAGAACATAGTCAACTGGACGTATCGTGATCCGCGGGGCAGGGCCGAGATAGCCGTGGGAGTGGCCTATGGCTCCGACACCGAACTCGTGAAAGACCTTCTTGTCCGCTGCGCTCTTTCCCATGCGGGGGTCCTGAGGGGTCCTGAGCCCTATGTTCTTTTCTGGGATTTTGGAGACAACGCCCTTGTGTTCCGCTTGAGATTCTGGATACGGCACCCCGTCCAGACACGGGACAGGATATCTTCCGCGATCCGGTTCGAGATAGACAGGGCATTTAAGGATAACAACATCGAGATCGCCTTCCCCCAGCAGGACATCCATATCCGCTCGGCTGAAGGCCTTAACACCTGCCTGGAAGCCCAGAAAGCGCCAGAGACGTAACGTTCTTGAAGAGGTGAGAATGCTAAAGCAAGTGGGCTCCTTCGATCCCGTCCCAAAGGACGATCTTCTGAACAGGATCGACAGACTTCGTCATCTCATGGCGGGCGCCGGGATCGACTTTGCCTTCATGGTGCAGAGTGTAGACAGATTCTACTTCACCGGAACGATGCAGAAAGGCGTTGTTGTGATACCTCTGGAACAGGAGCCCCTCATCTTTGTTGAAAAGGGTACTGAACGAGCGGCCATGGAGACGCCGCTTGCCATCACCCCCGTCAAGAATGATAGGGAAATAGGGGATATCCTCAGCGACCGGCATCTCCTCA
This region includes:
- a CDS encoding mechanosensitive ion channel, with protein sequence MFPAFRRFKGLRRFFGLLICLEKGQGLCNCMDIGPRMTYTGFFSKYFSPLISMVTVVLLAVFLPAGGLLAKDKPSSFGEMIEKEKLAIESTRKDIRAYIAGQPERMGKISDRTHRLSQEMLRLFIMHNMEDDNPIEMRDMLRQLTIVRHQAEALIAPVKLETKFIGDLKRIISTHLNEYERLAADNSIPGVNESARQHITELKETIALVESAEGIVEIIPNAVEQLIARLEPRMALIEDDLKLAWKTYFLAPPYSRSLLTADAWKTVKIILKNWTDFSAYWLIPYSENKNAITASLTKGAIFVIAMLGAFLAILVHFRRKYPSVPVVRYFLPFCCYAALGLPLMVIGATTGIGPLSTVSFLSEIILAAGLVSLGWNLRRLSAGDPATYKHNPLWQFWVIFAAGVLVQLFHFSALEYSPLLVFLFIVSGIYSHILQRKDQHALDRRVLTITIWLSYVLAAATLFGWGSLSMLAATIWFAIMLNIELGAGLTGCLRKIRSATEQGATVAGRLAEGVVFPVVFLGLFAVTILWITLYVGGMPLVAEIIQWHVIIGYLSLNLSMIVVILAILFVTRSFVVLVNAAITFVATRFGTGVREGVVKSLHAISTYVIWSLYVLLSLKLIGVSVAHLAIIAGGLSIGAGFGLQDMIKNFFSGLILLFGRSIHPGDEIQLGDVRGTVMRINIRNTIVQTNDDSTIFIPNSDLIYKNIVNWTYRDPRGRAEIAVGVAYGSDTELVKDLLVRCALSHAGVLRGPEPYVLFWDFGDNALVFRLRFWIRHPVQTRDRISSAIRFEIDRAFKDNNIEIAFPQQDIHIRSAEGLNTCLEAQKAPET
- a CDS encoding CHAT domain-containing protein, with amino-acid sequence MQVPVRSFLIIGLFVCTLLFSVGAGAAGLTDLEMVGSFSELEKAAEQELARTGTPNTTILGHLCYAYSRLKRYSKLFDCLDGLEKRIQSGDTVLETDKVFISNSDATPMPHMFRAEALIELGDYKGAIREGKNALGKVQDRMTTGMWPPKVYRLSVMGTMGLAYALGGDRANAADQIRQLEEMSLGFMGSSFTRPFRRNAIARIHMALGQYAKALEYVKDEESVWDRSVWFVNNMAWGYSGDDGPQIYLILPKLFIRGKCLSETGDLAEAKRTMDVMLRNVRIADNGEIYWLTLFERGRIAEKEGDLKTAIDLYRKAVDVIERQRSSINTESNKIGFVGDKQEVYGRLVACLHSDGQHAPALEYVERSKSRALVDLLAEKQDFSVSSGDRKKVLDLLALHKKEEEEALVQDPSPASSGLRSLSIKTREQLRAQSPELASLISVSTVPVAEIRSLIGPDEALIEYYYTGDDLYIFTISEGQLRSTKTKKGTLVDDIRLLRTLVENPRSGAFVSLSRRIYRQTIGLVEGVLKAPNLVIVPHGALHYLPFNALYDGDRYLVERYTVRMMPSASVLAYLHARRSAGRPGIIAFGNPDLGDSRYDLTYSQGEAIAIAGTSPGSRVFLRKEATETAFRAYGMGFNYIHFATHGHFDSDAPLSSALLLARDGDSDGRLTVDKLYSMKIDADLVTLSACETGLGKVASGDDIVGLTRGFLYAGSASVVASLWKVDDMATSYLMTEFYNTLKKTGKAEALRQAQLRTKSKFSHPFFWAAFQLTGSAK